CGAAGAAGCCCTGCCCGTGCTCAAAATCGGCTCCATCAGCCCCCTGACCGGACCGTACTCTGCCGACGGCAACGACATCGCCAACGGCGTGCGGGCGGCCATCGACGTGATCAAGGCCCAGGGCGGACTTGAAGGCTTCAGCGATATCGTCCTCTTCGCCGAGGACACCGCCTGCGATCCTAAACAGGCCGTGGCCGCCGCCAACAAGCTCATTTCCGAGGAAGTGGTCGGCGTTGTGGGGGCGTACTGCTCCAGCTCCACCATTCCGGCCTCGGCGACTCTGGATCCGGAAGGCATCTTCACCGTCACTCCCGGCTCCACCAGCCCCAAGGTCACGGAGCGCGGCCTGCAGCATATGTTCCGCATCTGCGGGCGTGACGACCACCAGGCTCCCGCCGCGGTCAAGTTCATGACCGATTATCTGGAAGCCAAAACCATCTTCATCGTTGATGACAAGACGACCTACTCCCAGGGCTTGGCCGATGAAGTGGCCATGAATTGCGAAAAGGTCGGCATTGAGGTGCTGGCTCACGATCACGTAAACCAGGGCGACAAGGACTATTCCGCGGTGCTTACCAAGGTGCGTCAGGCCAATCCGGACGTGTTCTACATTTCGCTCCAGAACTCGGCTACGGGGGCGCTCATGCTCCTGCAGGCCAAGCGTATGGGCATCGAAGCCCAGTGCATGGGCCAGGATGCGGTTTTCCATCCGCAGCTTATTGAAATCGCCAAGGAAGCGGCCGAAGGTGCCTGCCTGACCTTCGGGTATACCGATACCACCACGGACACCTATAAGGTCTTCCAGGAAGCCAATGCCGAGTACGGCAAGGTCGGTGCCTACTCCGCCTATGCATATGACTCGGCCATGTGTCTGTTCAATGCCATCCGCGCCGCCGGTTCCACTGATCCGGCCAAGGTGCGTGCCGCCATGCTGGAACTGGACTTCCAGGGCGCCTCCAAGCGAGTGAAGTTCCAGCCCAATGGAGATTCCGGTTCTGACTATGTGGTCTTCAAGGTGATGGAAGGGAAGCTCGTACCCTTCTGGAATCCGCGTACCGGCGAGCCTTTCTAGTCTGAAATAAACAACGACGAACCACAGGGAGCCTTCGGGCTCCCTGATCTGCGAGTTCCTATGGATAATGCATTCACCTTCTTCGCCCAGCAGATGCTGAACGGCCTGACACTCGGCGGACTGTATGCCCTCATCGCCTTGGGATACACCATGGTCTACGGCATCATTCAGCTCATTAACTTCGCGCATGGCGAGTTCTTCGCCGCAGGCGGTTATATGGGCGTGATCCTGCTCAGTTACATGGCGGGAGCCGGATACATGGACACCCACCCCTGGCTGTGCATTGGGTTTTCCCTTGTGCTGTCCATGGTGTATTGCGCCATGCTGGCCATGGCCGTCGAAAAAGTGGCCTATAAGCCGTTGCGTCATTCTTCCCGACTGTCCGTGTTGCTTTCGGCGCTGGGCATGTCCATCTTTTTGCAGAACGCCCTCATGCTTACCCAGGGCGTGTACGACAAAGCTTACCCCGGGGGGATTTTCGGCGCACCGTTCGAGGTGGGCGGGGTCATCGTAAATTACATGCAGATTCTCATCCTGGCGCTTACTGCCGGACTGCTCGTGGCGTTGAACTTTTTGGTTTTCAAGACCCGCGTGGGCCGGGCTATGCGCGCTACAGCGCAGGACAAGGTCATGTCCGCCCTGGTGGGCATCAACTCCAACCGGGTCATCAGCCTGACCTTTGCCATCGGCGCGGGGCTTGCCGCGGCCGCAGGCATCATGGTGGGCTTCTATTATGGCTCGGTGCGTTTTGAAATGGGGTTCGTGCCGGGAATCAAAGCCTTTGCCGCGGCTGTGCTGGGCGGCATCGGCAACATCACCGGCGCCATGCTCGGCGGCTTCATCATCGGCATGGTGGAGATCATGGCCGCAGCGTACATCCCGTATGGCGGAGAATATAAGGACGTGTGCGCCTTCATCATCCTCATTGCGGTTCTGTACTTCCGACCCACCGGCATCATGGGAGAGAATGTTGATGACACAAGGGTTTAGGAAACAGCTTCTCTACTTTTTGGTGGCCCTGGTCTGGTTGTTTGCCCTGCTATGGCCGTTGTTGGACATCCGGCCCGACGGCACGCTCGGCTTTTGGCGTAGTTTTGCGGCCTGGTCCCCCATCGCCGTGGTGATCACCATCATTTTCGTCCTCTACCAGATCAAACAGGCGGGCTGGCTGAACAAACCCTTTCAGATGCTGGAGTCCGGGCGTGAGGTCGTTGGGTGCCGCTTGAGCCGGGTTCCCACCTGGGTCTGGTTCCTGCTCATCGCCGCCGTATTCTTTTTTATTCCCCAGTTTACGGAGCGCCGGGTACACGACATCCTTATCCAGGTGCTCGTTTACATCTGTCTGGGGCTGGGGCTGAACATCGTCATCGGTCTGTGCGGCTTGCTGGACCTCGGGTTTATCGCGTTTTACGGCGTGGGCGCCTATACCTACGCGCTGCTCTCCCTGCACTACGGGGTATGTTTTTGGCTGGCGCTGCCCGTGGCCGGATTCTTCGCCATGATCGCGGGCTGCATCATCGGGTATCCCACCCTGCGCATGCGCGGGGATTATCTGGCCATTGTCACGTTGGGATTCGGGGAAATCGTGCGGATCATCCTCAACAACTGGATGAGTCTGACCAACGGACCCAATGGTGTCATGGCCAAACCGTTGACCATTCCCATGCCCGTGTTCGAGGGGGGCTTCCATATCGAGCAGCTGGCGCTTCGCAGTCTGGGCGATCTGTATTACGTGGTCTTTTTCATGGCCATTGTGGTTATCATCGCGGTGAACCGTTTGAATTTCTCCCGTATCGGGCGGGCCTGGGAGGCCATTCGCGAGGATGAGACCGCGGCCGAACTCATGGGGGTGAACACCTTTGCCTTCAAGCTGATGGCCTATGCCATGGGCGCGGTATTCGGCGGGCTGGCCGGCGCGTTCTTTGCGGCGCGCATGGGGTTTGTCGCCCCGGAGAGCTTCACCTTTCTTGAGTCGGCATTGGTGCTTTCCATCGTGGTGCTCGGCGGCATGGGATCCATCCCCGGCATTATCCTTGGCGCGTTCGCCATCATCGCACTGCCCGAGGTGTTCCGTGAATTCCAGATGTACCGCATGCTCGCCTTTGGCGGCGCCATGACATTCATGATGCTGGTCCGACCCGCGGGCCTGATTCCGGCCAAGCGCATGGGCAAACGTGGAGAGGAGGAAGAATAGGCATGGCCGGGGAAACCATTCTTGAACTCAAGGAAGTGGCCGCACATTACGGACGGATTCAGGCGCTTAAGGGTATTTCCCTTTCCGTGCGGGAAGGGGAGGTCGTTTCCATTATTGGAGCCAACGGCGCGGGCAAGTCCACCACGCTGATGACCATTTGCGGCATTGTTCGCGCCAGTCAAGGGACCGTCTGGTATCAAGGGCGGGATATCACCAGGATCAACGCGGATAAGTTGCCGCGGATGGGCTTGTGCCAGGTGCCGGAAGGACGGCGCATCTTCCCCCGGCTCAGTGTTGCGGAAAATTTGGATATGGGCGCTTTTTTTCGACGCAGCAAGCGGCGTATCCGCGAGGATACGGAAATGGTCTACGACTATTTCCCCCGTTTGCGTGAGCGGCGCAATCAGGCCGGTGGTACGCTTTCCGGCGGCGAACAGCAGATGTTGGCCATTGGCCGGGCGCTCATGAGCCGCCCACGGCTACTGCTGCTGGACGAACCTTCCCTGGGGCTGGCTCCGCTCATTGTCCAGCAGATTTTCGACATTGTGCAGACCATCAACAAGGAACAAGGCGTGACCATTCTTCTGGTGGAGCAAAACGCCAACCTGGCGCTCCAGGCTTCCAACCGGGGCTATGTGTTGGAGACGGGGGATGTGGTCATGGCTGACGACGCGGCCGCATTGCTCGACAATCCGGACATCCGTA
The Paucidesulfovibrio gracilis DSM 16080 DNA segment above includes these coding regions:
- a CDS encoding ABC transporter permease subunit, translating into MTQGFRKQLLYFLVALVWLFALLWPLLDIRPDGTLGFWRSFAAWSPIAVVITIIFVLYQIKQAGWLNKPFQMLESGREVVGCRLSRVPTWVWFLLIAAVFFFIPQFTERRVHDILIQVLVYICLGLGLNIVIGLCGLLDLGFIAFYGVGAYTYALLSLHYGVCFWLALPVAGFFAMIAGCIIGYPTLRMRGDYLAIVTLGFGEIVRIILNNWMSLTNGPNGVMAKPLTIPMPVFEGGFHIEQLALRSLGDLYYVVFFMAIVVIIAVNRLNFSRIGRAWEAIREDETAAELMGVNTFAFKLMAYAMGAVFGGLAGAFFAARMGFVAPESFTFLESALVLSIVVLGGMGSIPGIILGAFAIIALPEVFREFQMYRMLAFGGAMTFMMLVRPAGLIPAKRMGKRGEEEE
- a CDS encoding branched-chain amino acid ABC transporter permease; the encoded protein is MDNAFTFFAQQMLNGLTLGGLYALIALGYTMVYGIIQLINFAHGEFFAAGGYMGVILLSYMAGAGYMDTHPWLCIGFSLVLSMVYCAMLAMAVEKVAYKPLRHSSRLSVLLSALGMSIFLQNALMLTQGVYDKAYPGGIFGAPFEVGGVIVNYMQILILALTAGLLVALNFLVFKTRVGRAMRATAQDKVMSALVGINSNRVISLTFAIGAGLAAAAGIMVGFYYGSVRFEMGFVPGIKAFAAAVLGGIGNITGAMLGGFIIGMVEIMAAAYIPYGGEYKDVCAFIILIAVLYFRPTGIMGENVDDTRV
- a CDS encoding branched-chain amino acid ABC transporter substrate-binding protein, producing MKRFSLMAFLGVLLLGLLLAGCGGEEKKADEAASAGQAEEALPVLKIGSISPLTGPYSADGNDIANGVRAAIDVIKAQGGLEGFSDIVLFAEDTACDPKQAVAAANKLISEEVVGVVGAYCSSSTIPASATLDPEGIFTVTPGSTSPKVTERGLQHMFRICGRDDHQAPAAVKFMTDYLEAKTIFIVDDKTTYSQGLADEVAMNCEKVGIEVLAHDHVNQGDKDYSAVLTKVRQANPDVFYISLQNSATGALMLLQAKRMGIEAQCMGQDAVFHPQLIEIAKEAAEGACLTFGYTDTTTDTYKVFQEANAEYGKVGAYSAYAYDSAMCLFNAIRAAGSTDPAKVRAAMLELDFQGASKRVKFQPNGDSGSDYVVFKVMEGKLVPFWNPRTGEPF
- a CDS encoding ABC transporter ATP-binding protein; translated protein: MAGETILELKEVAAHYGRIQALKGISLSVREGEVVSIIGANGAGKSTTLMTICGIVRASQGTVWYQGRDITRINADKLPRMGLCQVPEGRRIFPRLSVAENLDMGAFFRRSKRRIREDTEMVYDYFPRLRERRNQAGGTLSGGEQQMLAIGRALMSRPRLLLLDEPSLGLAPLIVQQIFDIVQTINKEQGVTILLVEQNANLALQASNRGYVLETGDVVMADDAAALLDNPDIRKAYLGE